In a genomic window of Quercus lobata isolate SW786 chromosome 4, ValleyOak3.0 Primary Assembly, whole genome shotgun sequence:
- the LOC115986195 gene encoding receptor-like protein EIX1: protein MFPSLHELHLSECEFDCLPPSLPFVNFTSLFVLDLSKNQFNSSIPQWLFNLTSLTILDLSFNSLQGTIPCNFVNLRNLEHLDLSENPYITGNLPSLLGNLCKLKTLSLKSTNIDGFLDNFSTCLNNILESLDLSLNKLSGNIPDSLGRLQSLRYLNLYCNSFWGSIPPSIGNLSSLQQLDLSFNEMNGTIPESFGRLSKLVTLDLSVNSWKGVITETQLKNLSRLEDFILTTYTNHSLVFNVTYNLVPPFRLKTLELESCLVGPKFPVWLQVQNELMYVNLKNVRIADTIHDEWFSRISSRLTDLDLSNNQITRMLPHQLVYPNLNIIDLSYNCFKGPIPLWFTNATQLYLKSNFFLGPIPSDIGDLMPCLQLLDLSENHLNGKIPSSIQKMVYLKILYLKSNQLSGELPNHWSELQSLQVMDISYNHLHGKIPRSMGFLSSLSILVLSNNHLYGEIPSTLQKCSLLSIDLGGNHLSGNLPSWIGPNILILRLRSNLFSGIIPQVWCNLSFLHILDIAQNNLFGGIPDCLNNLTTLVYSNNIDQYNSLDPDLIYIEKAIIVTKGRELQYDTTLKFVNTIDLSANNLTGIIPDEITSLKGLGTLNLSMNHLTGKIPNNIGNLRWLETLDLSNNNISGPIPESMSSLTSLAHLNLSFNNLAGRIPSGNQLQTLNDASIYEGNPSLCGSPLLTKCHGDETSDETNFISGNLEDKHGGDDSERLWFYVCVGFGFVVGFWSVCGTLLVKKSWRHWYFRFCDDIKDRIALIIALKVVRWKRKLGLEKN, encoded by the coding sequence ATGTTTCCTTCCCTTCATGAGTTACATTTATCTGAGTGTGAGTTTGACTGCCTACCACCTTCTCTTCCATTTGTCAATTTCACATCTCTTTTTGTCCTTGATTTATCAAAAAACCAATTTAACTCTTCCATACCTCAGTGGCTGTTTAATCTTACGAGCCTCACAATTCTTGATCTCAGCTTTAATTCTTTACAAGGTACCATTCCATGCAATTTTGTGAACCTAAGAAATCTTGAGCACCTTGATTTGAGTGAAAATCCATACATCACGGGTAATTTGCCAAGCCTTTTAGGAAATCTTTGTAAATTGAAGACTTTATCTCTTAAATCGACCAATATTGATGGATTTTTAGATAATTTCTCAACTTGCCTGAACAATATCCTGGAGTCCCTAGATTTGAGTCTCAATAAGTTGTCGGGAAACATTCCTGATTCATTGGGGAGACTTCAGAGCTTGAGATACCTCAATCTCTATTGCAACTCTTTTTGGGGTTCAATTCCACCTTCTATTGGCAACTTGTCATCCTTGCAGCAGTTGGACCTCTCTTTTAATGAGATGAATGGAACCATTCCCGAAAGTTTTGGCCGACTCTCAAAACTTGTCACCTTGGATCTCAGTGTGAATTCTTGGAAAGGTGTCATCACAGAAACCCAATTGAAAAATCTATCAAGACTAGAAGATTTTATACTAACAACTTATACCAACCACTCTCTAGTTTTCAATGTGACTTATAACTTGGTTCCTCCTTTTAGGCTCAAAACTCTGGAACTAGAAAGCTGTCTCGTTGGCCCCAAATTTCCTGTGTGGCTTCAAGTTCAAAATGAGCTCATGTATGTCAACCTTAAAAATGTTAGAATCGCAGACACTATACATGATGAATGGTTCTCTAGGATATCTTCTCGACTCACTGACTTGGATCTATCCAACAATCAAATCACAAGGATGTTGCCACACCAATTAGTATAtccaaatttaaatattattgatctAAGTTATAATTGCTTCAAGGGTCCTATCCCACTTTGGTTTACTAATGCGACCCAACTATATttaaaaagcaatttttttttaggcccTATCCCATCAGATATTGGTGATCTAATGCCATGCTTGCAACTTTTAGATTTGTCGGAGAACCATCTCAATGGTAAAATTCCATCATCCATACAAAAAATGGTCTATCTTAAAATACTTTACCTCAAGAGCAATCAACTTTCAGGGGAGCTCCCTAATCATTGGAGTGAGTTACAAAGTTTGCAGGTTATGGATATTTCATATAACCACCTGCATGGAAAAATTCCGAGATCAATGGGTTTCTTGAGTTCCCTTTCTATATTAGTGCTGAGCAACAACCATCTTTATGGAGAAATTCCTTCTACTTTACAAAAATGTTCTCTTTTAAGCATTGATCTTGGTGGGAATCATTTATCAGGGAACCTTCCATCATGGATAGGACCAAATATCTTAATTCTACGTTTACGGTCAAATCTATTCAGTGGAATCATCCCTCAAGTATGGTGCAATCTTTCATTCCTTCACATCCTAGATATTGCACAAAACAATCTTTTTGGAGGCATTCCAGACTgtttaaataatttgactaCTTTGGTTTACAGCAACAACATTGATCAATACAACTCTTTGGATCCAGACTTGATATATATTGAAAAAGCAATCATAGTGACAAAAGGAAGAGAGCTGCAATATGATACTACTCTCAAATTTGTTAACACCATTGATCTTTCAGCGAACAATTTGACAGGAATAATTCCTGATGAAATAACAAGTCTCAAGGGATTAGGTACGCTAAACTTATCAATGAATCATCTAACTGGAAAGATTCCCAATAATATTGGGAACTTGCGGTGGCTAGAAACGCTAGATCTCTCAAACAACAATATTTCTGGACCTATTCCTGAAAGCATGTCTTCTTTGACCTCTTTGGCACATTTGAACTTGTCTTTCAACAACTTGGCTGGAAGAATCCCGTCTGGCAATCAGCTCCAAACACTAAATGATGCATCCATCTATGAGGGCAACCCTTCATTGTGTGGCTCTCCTCTTCTAACCAAGTGCCATGGAGATGAAACATCTGATGAGACAAATTTTATTAGTGGCAATCTTGAAGACAAGCACGGTGGAGATGATTCTGAAAGGCTATGGTTCTATGTTTgcgttggatttgggtttgttgtaGGATTCTGGAGTGTTTGTGGCACCCTGCTGGTGAAGAAATCATGGAGGCATTGGTATTTTCGTTTTTGTGATGACATCAAAGACAGGATAGCACTAATAATTGCATTGAAAGTGGTTCGTTGGAAAAGGAAATTGGGGctggaaaaaaattga